In the genome of Candidatus Obscuribacterales bacterium, one region contains:
- a CDS encoding ribonuclease H-like domain-containing protein, giving the protein MVGITVDFTDFQVLDEDLSDALLEQYLQADAIAVDTETMGLLPWRDRLCLVQLCDPQRRGSVVRIAQGQQQAPNLKTLMEAASVTKIFHFARFDVAALQHQLAIAVNPIFCTKIASKLARTYTSQHGLKSLVAELEQVELDKTAQSSDWGKVSTLSEAQLRYAANDVRYLVDVRLKLIEMLQREGRWQLAQDCFRCIPTFADLDLMHYSNIFEH; this is encoded by the coding sequence ATGGTGGGCATCACGGTGGATTTTACAGACTTTCAGGTTTTGGATGAGGATCTATCGGATGCCCTGCTGGAGCAGTACTTGCAGGCGGATGCGATCGCTGTGGATACAGAGACGATGGGGCTGTTGCCATGGCGCGATCGCCTCTGTCTAGTGCAGCTTTGTGATCCCCAGCGGCGGGGATCGGTGGTGCGTATTGCCCAAGGTCAGCAGCAGGCTCCCAATCTGAAAACCCTGATGGAAGCTGCCTCGGTCACCAAAATTTTCCACTTTGCTCGCTTCGACGTGGCGGCGCTCCAGCATCAGTTGGCGATCGCTGTGAATCCGATTTTCTGCACCAAAATTGCCAGCAAGCTAGCCCGCACCTACACGTCTCAGCATGGCTTAAAGTCCTTGGTGGCCGAATTGGAACAGGTGGAGCTGGATAAAACCGCCCAAAGCTCTGACTGGGGCAAGGTCAGCACCTTGTCGGAGGCGCAACTGCGCTACGCCGCTAATGATGTGCGCTATTTGGTGGATGTGCGGCTGAAGTTGATAGAGATGCTGCAGCGCGAGGGTCGCTGGCAACTAGCCCAGGATTGTTTCCGCTGCATTCCCACCTTTGCTGATTTAGATTTGATGCACTATTCCAATATTTTTGAGCACTAG
- a CDS encoding tetratricopeptide repeat protein gives MKTLILAIAVVAFAGSMVVLPFAGAFQDREESVSPGTPSANPTDARQQELADQAHGYELVLDREPDNVVALEGLLEVRLEMSDIEGAIVPLERLVELNPEQSDYAVLLAQAREQVGDREGAAQAYRDVLSSQPGNMNALQGLVALLVGQERPEAAIGLLEDTLQLADNANQVQAGSVDVVAVQLLLGRVYAENDRYTEALTVYDEAIAKDALDFRPVLAKAIVLQTLERNDEAQPLFEQAAAMAPAQYKDQINQIAAGGVDEAATAADEAGESGASAESGDAVNSPVDDLPTP, from the coding sequence ATGAAAACGTTGATCTTGGCGATCGCTGTTGTAGCCTTTGCGGGGTCAATGGTGGTGTTGCCGTTTGCTGGTGCCTTCCAAGATCGGGAGGAGTCGGTTTCACCAGGTACCCCAAGCGCTAACCCAACGGATGCGCGGCAGCAAGAATTGGCAGATCAAGCCCATGGTTATGAGCTGGTGCTCGACCGGGAGCCGGATAACGTGGTGGCCCTAGAGGGGTTGCTGGAAGTGCGCCTGGAAATGAGCGACATTGAAGGGGCGATCGTTCCCCTAGAACGCCTCGTGGAGCTTAATCCTGAGCAGTCTGACTACGCGGTCTTACTAGCCCAGGCTAGAGAACAGGTGGGCGATCGCGAAGGTGCGGCCCAAGCCTACCGGGATGTACTCTCGTCTCAGCCGGGTAATATGAATGCGCTGCAGGGTTTGGTGGCGTTGTTGGTGGGTCAAGAACGTCCAGAAGCGGCGATTGGGTTATTAGAAGATACGCTCCAGCTTGCTGACAATGCCAATCAGGTGCAGGCAGGCAGTGTGGATGTGGTGGCGGTGCAGCTTTTGCTGGGGCGTGTTTATGCGGAAAATGATCGCTATACCGAAGCTTTGACGGTATACGACGAGGCGATCGCTAAGGATGCCCTAGATTTCCGTCCGGTGCTAGCTAAGGCGATCGTGCTGCAAACCCTAGAGCGGAATGATGAAGCTCAACCGCTGTTTGAGCAGGCGGCAGCGATGGCTCCTGCCCAGTACAAAGACCAAATTAACCAAATTGCGGCAGGCGGTGTTGACGAAGCGGCGACTGCGGCGGACGAGGCCGGGGAGTCTGGAGCATCCGCAGAGTCGGGTGATGCGGTAAACTCACCTGTGGACGACTTGCCGACGCCCTAG